In Paludibacter propionicigenes WB4, the genomic window CGCATCGAAACTGGCATCGGCAAAGGTCATTGCCGAAACGTCCTGAACCTCTAAATCAATTTTATCCGTTAAGTTGACTTTTGCCACTTTCACCCGTCCCATTTCCAGCATTCTCTCCGAAATATCTACACCGGTAACATGTGTTGGTTTCAGATATTTATAGGATTTGATGCACATGTCGGCAGTTCCTGCAGCAATATCCAGAATGTATTGCGGATTGTATGCTTTCAACGCCAGCAGAGATTGTTTACGCCACATTCTGGCCAGTCCCCAGGTCATGATGTCGTTAAACTTATCGTATTTATCCGATATGGTATTGAACATTCGGGCTAGCTGAGCCGTCTTTTCTTCATCCTGATTGTATGGCTTTACTTTCGTAAAATCAACTTCGTTTTTTTTATTCATATAGTTTTGCTGTAAGGCTTTCCTGAATGACTATTTTTCGGCAATCGGAGTTTTATTGCTCTTTATTATCAACCAAATTCCCCAAATGATAAATGGAATACTAAGAATTTGTCCCATATTAAGAATCATGCCCGACTCAAAACTTTCCTGATTCAGTTTTATAAATTCCAAGATAAAACGTGAACCGAAAATACCGATAAGAAAAACGCCAAAGATCAAACCGTTCTTTTTATACGCTTCTTTTTTCCAGTATAACCACCAGGTAACCACAAAAGTTAGCAGACAATAGATCATTTCATATATCTGGGTAGGATGCATGGGCTCTGTTTGTCCATCGCGCAGGAAAATAAATCCCCAGGGTAGGGAAGTGGCACTGCCGTAAATCTCAGAATTCATAAGATTTCCCAACCGAATAGCGGCTCCACAGATAGCTACACCTATAACCAAGCGGTCGAAAACCCAGATGTAACCTTTTTTCGATACATTTTTATTATAGAAAAATATGGCTATCAAAATTCCGATAGCGCCACCATGACTGGCCAAACCACCCCGCCAGATGTATAATAACTCCCACGGATGCGAAAGGTAATGATTGCCGTATTTGAAGGTTATGCCCAGGAATGTTGCAGGTTCGGGTAATAACTGCCATTCGTAGAACAGGCAGTGACCCAGACGGGCACCAACTATAGCACCCACTACTGTGTAAATGAAAAGCTTGTCCAGCCATTCCGAAGGTAGTTTCTCGTGCTTGAAAAGTCGTTGCACAATCAGCAAAGTGGCGTAAATACCCACAGCCCATAAAAATCCGTACCAGCGAACAGTCAATGGTCCGAGATGAAATAATACGGGATCAACAGTCCAGTTAATGTAGCCTAATAACATAGATATCAATATTAAATTTAAACCCCTAACCCCTAAAGGGGAACATAATTACTTCGTATATATTATTTCACATACAATAGTAACTTCAATTCCCCCTTTAGGGGTTAGGGGTTGCTTATTAATTAGCGCCGTGGCAATTTTTGTATTTCTTTCCGCTTCCGCAAGGGCAAGGGTCGTTTCGTCCCACTTTTTTCTCTACACGTATCGGTTCATGGTGTTGAAGCTCGCGTGTATCTTGTTTGGTTGGATCCTCGCTACGGCTGTCTGCATCGTCTTTTTGAGTTTTGTATTTGCTCAAATCCATGCGTTGACTTGGACGGGCTTCACGAACCTGTTCCGGCTCACGCATCGGAATTTGACCGCGCATAAGAATCGCGAGCACTTTACGGTTCATTGAGTCAATCATTTCTTTGAATAACCCGAACGATTCCAGTTTATAGATCAAAAGAGGATCTTTTTGTTCGTAACTTGCATTCTGAACCGAGTTGCGCAACTCATCCAACTGACGAAGATGTTCTTTCCACTCATCATCGATCACATAAAGCAGCGTTTGTTTTTCAAACGATTTTACCACTTCACGCGCTTCGGTATTATAAGCAGTTTTCAGGTGCGTTGTAATATTGAATACCCTTTTTCCATCCGAAATTGGAATAAGTATGCTTTCATATTGTTGACCTTTTTGCTCATAAACGTCTTTAATTACAGGATAAGCAATAGAAGCCAGTTTATCCATCTTGCGTTTAAAAGTTTCCAGTGCAGCTTCAGTAACCTTTTGGCTCAGAACGTTGGCTTTGGTGCTTGTAAATTCTTCCTGACTAAAAGGAACATCCATGGCGAAAACCTTGAGTAATTCATCCTCCAGCTCTTCGTAGTCACCATTGTTACGGGTGCTTTCCACAATATTCTCTACGGTATCGTAAATCATATTGGTAATATCCACTCCGATACGTTCTCCCATCAAAGCGTGGTGACGTTTTGAGTAAACCACCTCGCGTTGTGAGTTCATTACATCGTCGTACTCCAACAGGTTTTTACGTCTACCGAAGTTGTTTTCTTCTACTTTTTTCTGTGCACGTTCTATCGATTTTGAAATCATTGAATGTTCAATCATTTCACCTTCTTCGAAGCCCAGTTTATCCATAATGCCCGAAATACGCTCAGATCCGAACAGACGCATCAAATCATCTTCCAGTGAAACGTAGAAAACAGATGAACCCGGATCGCCCTGACGACCGGCACGTCCACGTAACTGACGGTCCACACGACGGCTTTCATGACGCTCAGTACCGATAATGGCCAAACCACCGGCATCTTTTACTTCCTGCGTCAGTTTAATATCGGTACCACGACCCGCCATATTGGTGGCTATGGTTACAGTGCCTTTTTGTCCGGCTTCAGCTACGATTTCAGCTTCGCGTTGGTGCAATTTGGCATTCAGTACATTGTGTTTTATTTTGCGACCGGTAAGCATACGGCTCAGCAATTCTGAAATTTCTACCGAAGTAGTACCCACCAGAACAGGACGTCCTTCGGCCACTAAGCGGTCAATTTCTTCGATTACGGCAGTATATTTTTCGCGTTTTGTTTTATAAACGCGGTCTTCCATGTCATTTCTTGCAATCGGTCTGTTGGTAGGAATAACAACAACATCCAATTTATAGATATCCCATAATTCGCCTGCTTCTGTTTCAGCTGTACCGGTCATCCCCGAAAGTTTATGATACATACGGAAATAGTTTTGCAGCGTAATGGTTGCAAAAGTCTGAGTAGCTGCCTCAATGGTTACGCGCTCTTTAGCCTCAATAGCCTGGTGCAAACCATCGGAATAACGACGACCGTCCATAATACGACCGGTCTGTTCATCTACAATTTTTACCTTATTTTCAATTACCACATATTCAATATCTTTTTCGAATAATGTGTAGGCTTTCAATAATTGATTAATTGTATGAACGCGTTCTGACTTGATAGAGTAGCTTTGAAGAATTTCGTCTTTAACGGTTTGCTTTTCTTCAGCGCTAAGGCTTTTATTTTTTTCCAACTCAGCTATTTCGCTACCTACGTCAGGCAATACAAAGAAATGTGCGTCGTCTGTGTTATCGGTAATTAAATCAATACCTTTATCGGTAAGTTCAATTGTATTGTTTTTTTCGTCAATGACAAAGTAAAGCGGATCGGTAGCAATGTGCATATTCCGGTTGTTTTCCTGCATGTAAAACTCTTCAGTTTTAAGCAACAACGCTTTCATTCCCTGTTCGCTGAGGTATTTAATCAACGGTTTGTTCTTAGGCATACCTTTATACGAACGGAATAGGGTCAGAGCTCCTTCTTCCTGTTGTTTTTTATCATCCGATTTCAATAAGTTACGGGCATCGGCAAGGTATTTAGTTGCCAGTGCTTTTTGGGCATTAACCAACCGTTCTACTTTCGGGCGTAATTCTTCAAATAACTGATCTTCTCCTTTTGGTACCGGACCAGAGATAATTAACGGTGTACGAGCATCATCAATCAAAACCGAGTCAACCTCATCCACAATCGCATAATTATGTTTACGTTGAACCAGATCCAGTGGGGCAGTTGCCATATTGTCACGCAAGTAGTCGAACCCGAACTCATTGTTGGTTCCAAATGTAATATCTGCCAGGTAGGCTTGTCGGCGACTCTCTGAATTTGGCTGATGTTTATCGATACAATCTACTGTGAGTCCGTGGAACATGTATAATGGTCCCATCCATTCGGAGTCACGTTTTGATAAATAGTCGTTAACAGTAACCACATGCACACCATTACGTGTTAAAGCATTCAGGAAAACAGGAAGGGTCGCTACCAGCGTTTTTCCTTCACCGGTACCCATTTCAGAGATTTTTCCTTTGTGTAGTACTACACCACCGAATAATTGTACATCGTAATGTACCATCTCCCATTTAATGATGTTTCCACCGGCAGACCATTGATTTTTATAATGGGCTTTGTCTCCGTGTATGGTTACGAAATCATGATTTGCTGCCAAATCGCGGTCAAAGTCATTGGCGGTAACTATTACTTCGTCATTTTCGCTTAAACGGCGGGCAGTGTCTTTCATTATTCCAAATACTTCAGGCAATACTTCGTCCAGAATTTCTTCATATTTGGCAGTAATTTCTTTTTCGAGCTTATCTACTTCCGAATAAATCTTTTCACGCAGATCAATTTCAGTCTCTTCAATGCTTGCTTTCAGCTCTGCCACACGTGCAGTCTCTTTAGCCACATAATCCTGAATACGTGTTTTAATTGTTTCTGTACGAGCACGTAATTCGTCATTAGTAAGTGATACAATTTCAGAATAAGCTGCTTTTATCTTATCTACGTAAGGAGATATTTCTTTTAAATCCCGTTGTGATTTATTTCCCAGTAGTTTTCCTAAAAATTCATTAAATCCCATTTTTTCAATGTTTTATATAAATGTATTGGTGTGTTTTTGCCTGTTTTGTCAGATTTTCGGAAAAAGACTGACAAAGATACTATTTTTTCGTTTTAAATGCGTGTAAATATAAGTTTTATTCCATAACAATACTAAATGCAAAAAGCGCTCCAAATTTCTTTGAAGCGCTTTAATAATATATGGTCTATAGTTAAATATCAATAATAATCAGGTGTTCATACCACCGCATACATTGATAACTTGTCCGCTCACATAGCTTGATAAATCAGATGCAAGGAAAAGGGTTACTTTTGCCACTTCGTCAGGACTTCCGCCACGACGCAATGGAATAGTTTCATTCCATTTTGCACGTTGTTCTTCGGTTAGTGCATGAGTCATTTCTGTTTCGATAAAACCGGGTGCAATAGCATTAGCACGGATACCGCGCGAACCAAGTTCTTTTGCTACAGATTTTGCTAAACCAATCATTCCTGCCTTAGAAGCTGAATAGTTAGATTGACCGGCATTACCCGAAACTCCAACAACAGAGCTCATGTTGATAATGCTTCCGGCTTTTTGCTTCATCATGATTGGAGTTACAGCATGTATAAAGTTGAAAGCCGATTTAAGATTGACGTTGATAACGGCATCCCATTGACCTTCGCTCATGCGCATCATTAAACCATCTTTTGTGATACCGGCATTGTTTACCAATACATCAATACGGCCAAATTCTTTAGCTATTTCGGCAACTACAGTGT contains:
- the ubiE gene encoding bifunctional demethylmenaquinone methyltransferase/2-methoxy-6-polyprenyl-1,4-benzoquinol methylase UbiE, whose amino-acid sequence is MNKKNEVDFTKVKPYNQDEEKTAQLARMFNTISDKYDKFNDIMTWGLARMWRKQSLLALKAYNPQYILDIAAGTADMCIKSYKYLKPTHVTGVDISERMLEMGRVKVAKVNLTDKIDLEVQDVSAMTFADASFDAATIAFGIRNFEKLDASLQQIHRVLKTGGHLLILEMNEPQKGLLFKGYKLYTRVFVRLTAKYLSSDEKAYDYLQESMHAFPNGERLIAILANNGFTLNKNHKFSFGVCSMYLVQK
- the lgt gene encoding prolipoprotein diacylglyceryl transferase: MLLGYINWTVDPVLFHLGPLTVRWYGFLWAVGIYATLLIVQRLFKHEKLPSEWLDKLFIYTVVGAIVGARLGHCLFYEWQLLPEPATFLGITFKYGNHYLSHPWELLYIWRGGLASHGGAIGILIAIFFYNKNVSKKGYIWVFDRLVIGVAICGAAIRLGNLMNSEIYGSATSLPWGFIFLRDGQTEPMHPTQIYEMIYCLLTFVVTWWLYWKKEAYKKNGLIFGVFLIGIFGSRFILEFIKLNQESFESGMILNMGQILSIPFIIWGIWLIIKSNKTPIAEK
- the secA gene encoding preprotein translocase subunit SecA encodes the protein MGFNEFLGKLLGNKSQRDLKEISPYVDKIKAAYSEIVSLTNDELRARTETIKTRIQDYVAKETARVAELKASIEETEIDLREKIYSEVDKLEKEITAKYEEILDEVLPEVFGIMKDTARRLSENDEVIVTANDFDRDLAANHDFVTIHGDKAHYKNQWSAGGNIIKWEMVHYDVQLFGGVVLHKGKISEMGTGEGKTLVATLPVFLNALTRNGVHVVTVNDYLSKRDSEWMGPLYMFHGLTVDCIDKHQPNSESRRQAYLADITFGTNNEFGFDYLRDNMATAPLDLVQRKHNYAIVDEVDSVLIDDARTPLIISGPVPKGEDQLFEELRPKVERLVNAQKALATKYLADARNLLKSDDKKQQEEGALTLFRSYKGMPKNKPLIKYLSEQGMKALLLKTEEFYMQENNRNMHIATDPLYFVIDEKNNTIELTDKGIDLITDNTDDAHFFVLPDVGSEIAELEKNKSLSAEEKQTVKDEILQSYSIKSERVHTINQLLKAYTLFEKDIEYVVIENKVKIVDEQTGRIMDGRRYSDGLHQAIEAKERVTIEAATQTFATITLQNYFRMYHKLSGMTGTAETEAGELWDIYKLDVVVIPTNRPIARNDMEDRVYKTKREKYTAVIEEIDRLVAEGRPVLVGTTSVEISELLSRMLTGRKIKHNVLNAKLHQREAEIVAEAGQKGTVTIATNMAGRGTDIKLTQEVKDAGGLAIIGTERHESRRVDRQLRGRAGRQGDPGSSVFYVSLEDDLMRLFGSERISGIMDKLGFEEGEMIEHSMISKSIERAQKKVEENNFGRRKNLLEYDDVMNSQREVVYSKRHHALMGERIGVDITNMIYDTVENIVESTRNNGDYEELEDELLKVFAMDVPFSQEEFTSTKANVLSQKVTEAALETFKRKMDKLASIAYPVIKDVYEQKGQQYESILIPISDGKRVFNITTHLKTAYNTEAREVVKSFEKQTLLYVIDDEWKEHLRQLDELRNSVQNASYEQKDPLLIYKLESFGLFKEMIDSMNRKVLAILMRGQIPMREPEQVREARPSQRMDLSKYKTQKDDADSRSEDPTKQDTRELQHHEPIRVEKKVGRNDPCPCGSGKKYKNCHGAN
- the fabG gene encoding 3-oxoacyl-[acyl-carrier-protein] reductase, which gives rise to MKLLEGKVAIVTGAARGIGKAIALKLASEGAAIAFTDLNIDENALNTQKEIEALGVKAKGYASNAANFDETHTVVAEIAKEFGRIDVLVNNAGITKDGLMMRMSEGQWDAVINVNLKSAFNFIHAVTPIMMKQKAGSIINMSSVVGVSGNAGQSNYSASKAGMIGLAKSVAKELGSRGIRANAIAPGFIETEMTHALTEEQRAKWNETIPLRRGGSPDEVAKVTLFLASDLSSYVSGQVINVCGGMNT